The following coding sequences are from one Humulus lupulus chromosome X, drHumLupu1.1, whole genome shotgun sequence window:
- the LOC133805478 gene encoding uncharacterized protein LOC133805478 produces MAKRKRTSRKPVIHDEDPVEVLPPVAHEADVSAPEGKVGSEIELDSMKGSKIPGFGIRQKGELEFTEPIFRNGQKLAQVDIEEVKVQSANWTSAVIFMVMGANPPMAVFEGFIKRVWGHLGIAQISRMTMGLTLVKFNDEATRDHVLENGILQFDRKPVIIRPWTTDLSTIRLIRSVPLWVRLHDLGLQYWGSKCISALVSTIGKPLLVDKFTRERSRIQFARVLVEMEITDDPPRSLQFVNEHGQIIEQGIEYEWLPNKCKTCSVFGHSMADCRKNVKPMWVEKGVGSKAVTTMEQGNTSENKTTVEHVQELGRENGVDNSVIGPNDVSSPEEAHMVQFKEKEKEDTWHTPRRTTSLIKHGQGANDFSKQTAGQHNRKNQYGVLQEQNLVPEIVRRNKIGIGGLLETKLRGNKIREFMDSKFPNREFYSSLIIEGRLLILWRKGLASLTVLEDTPQIVHCQVQLVGDRRCFCVTFIYGYNTVEKRRSMWTDLTRISLSVKAWIVLGDFNAPFSGGDRSGGNAITSMELVDALDWKVKANVQNLKTTGSFFTWSNNQEGTARIFSKIDHVFITEDWLDTFTQTLAKFRWEVVLSSWEVPVQATGLRAIFIRLVRLKHKLKRFNKDCIGDVGYGYQLASMEFQDAQFHAQANPLDIRLQEVVKEKAAEFHKQEQMYHSFLAQRSKINWIRQGDMNSSFFHAFLKKRKTENTIVSYINDNGVLIDDFKLVVDHFFEHLKNHLGSSRPASGSVDLCCVDMGPKLSIDQQLSLLSPFSNREIKKAFFSIPSTKSPGPNGFGSGFFKLLWKEIGQDICSAVKHGFATGKFPKELHEMTISLIPKVASPAKASDFRPIACCSTLYKVMAKLLCSRLALVLHSLIQSNQGAFVRGRTIAHNIMILQDLIKNYGRRVTSPRCDIKIDISKAYDTVDWLYLENLLKSVCFPMKFIGWVMNCIRNTNYFLLLNGRVQGNFMGKRGLRQGDPMSPLLFVIIMEYLTRSIQWASRFPHFRFHPMCMSINLINLCFSDDIILFCQGNMGVVSVLKGALGGFSEASGLQINNLKSMVYFGGVPVEDKKEICQLLNLSEGFFPLHYLGVPLRPTKWKHSDCEIIVQKMRSKLFTWSSKHLSYAGRLLLIQSVLFGLRNFWMNVFILPQSIIKEVDKLCRQFLWGASGTRSKLHFASWQQVCLPKALGGLGLRDGSKWNRALLAKYVWAVTNKQDSLWVKWIQHIYLKGAEFWSYGIKPDTSWYWRKLCHLRNKFSKEEVLAVGFSGKFKPALLYISSLNQQIVAYNRIIWNRSILPKHRFVLWLVVNSFLLTRDNLAKVNMHLSSLLCLVYDEHLESHQHLFFDCSLSLKVLEFIFSWIGFPTWSSKYLTWTVSLGAGFNNNFSLTLSMILAAVIYSIWRNRNRCLYDGFSLSAYSIAKEIITLVKYRLYMVHTRKDTPLFKRFLKKLQLYVM; encoded by the exons ATGGCGAAGAGGAAAAGGACGAGTCGTAAGCCAGTCATTCACGATGAAGATCCAGTTGAGGTGTTACCTCCGGTGGCCCATGAGGCGGATGTAAGCGCGCCAGAGGGTAAGGTGGGTTCTGAGATAGAGCTTGATAGTATGAAGGGGTCCAAAATTCCTGGGTTTGGGATTCGGCAGAAAGGTGAG TTGGAGTTCACTGAACCTATTTTCAGGAATGGACAGAAGCTGGCACAAGTAGACATAGAAGAGGTTAAGGTTCAGTCTGCTAACTGGACCTCTGCTGTCATTTTCATGGTGATGGGAGCGAATCCTCCAATGGCAGTATTTGAGGGTTTTATAAAGAGAGTTTGGGGCCATCTAGGGATTGCCCAAATTTCTAGAATGACTATGGGGTTAACTTTGGTGAAGTTTAATGATGAAGCGACTAGAGATCATGTCTTAGAGAATGGAATCTTGCAATTCGATAGGAAACCTGTCATTATCAGACCTTGGACAACAGATTTGAGTACTATTAGGCTAATCCGGTCGGTGCCACTTTGGGTCCGGCTTCATGACCTGGGATTGCAATATTGGGGCAGCAAGTGTATTAGTGCATTGGTGAGCACGATTGGCAAACCCTTATTAGTTGATAAATTCACAAGGGAACGATCTCGGATTCAGTTCGCGAGGGTCTTAGTGGAGATGGAAATAACAGATGACCCTCCCCGAAGCTTACAATTTGTCAATGAACATGGGCAAATTATTGAGCAGGGTATTGAGTATGAGTGGTTGCCTAACAAATGCAAGACTTGTTCTGTGTTTGGACATTCCATGGCAGATTGTCGCAAGAATGTTAAGCCTATGTGGGTGGAAAAAGGAGTGGGATCTAAGGCAGTGACTACTATGGAACAGGGAAATACATCTGAGAACAAGACTACAGTGGAACACGTCCAGGAGTTAGGTAGAGAGAATGGAGTGGATAACTCAGTCATTGGCCCTAATGATGTTTCTAGTCCAGAGGAGGCTCACATGGTTCAATTTAAGGAAAAGGAAAAGGAAGATACCTGGCATACCCCTAGACGTACTACGTCCCTGATCAAACATGGACAGGGTGCCAATGATTTTTCTAAGCAGACTGCTGGGCAACATAACAGGAAGAATCAGTATGGTGTACTTCAAGAACAG AATTTAGTTCCAGAAATAGTTAGAAGAAATAAGATTGGAATTGGTGGTTTATTGGAAACAAAATTGCGTGGGAATAAAATTAGAGAGTTTATGGATTCTAAATTTCCTAACCGGGAGTTCTACTCCAGTCTGATAATAGAAGGGCGTTTGTTAATCTTGTGGAGAAAGGGGCTAGCTAGTTTGACTGTGTTGGAAGATACTCCTCAGATAGTTCACTGTCAAGTTCAGTTGGTGGGTGACAGGAGATGTTTCTGTGTTACTTTTATTTACGGTTACAACACTGTAGAGAAGAGAAGAAGCATGTGGACGGATCTAACTCGTATCTCGCTATCTGTTAAGGCCTGGATTGTTCTTGGAGACTTTAATGCTCCCTTTTCTGGTGGTGATAGATCGGGGGGTAATGCTATTACTAGTATGGAGCTGGTTGATGCTCTTGATTGGAAAGTGAAGGCTAATGTTCAAAATCTTAAAACTACAGGGTCATTTTTCACCTGGTCTAATAATCAGGAAGGAACAGCCAGGATTTTTTCAAAAATTGATCATGTTTTCATTACTGAGGATTGGTTAGACACTTTCACTCAGACCTTGGCTAAATTTCGGTGGgag GTTGTGTTAAGTAGCTGGGAGGTCCCTGTTCAGGCAACTGGTCTTAGAGCTATTTTTATTCGTCTAGTTAGGTTGAAGCACAAACTTAAGAGGTTCAACAAGGACTGTATTGGTGATGTGGGGTATGGCTACCAGTTGGCTTCGATGGAATTCCAAGATGCCCAATTTCACGCCCAAGCTAACCCTCTTGATATCAGATTACAGGAGGTGGTTAAGGAGAAGGCTGCTGAGTTCCATAAACAAGAACAGATGTATCATAGCTTTCTTGCTCAACGAAGTAAGATCAATTGGATTAGGCAGGGGGATATGAACTCATCGTTTTTCCATGCTTTTCTCAAGAAACGTAAGACTGAGAATACTATCGTTTCTTACATAAATGATAATGGTGTTCTAATTGATGACTTTAAGTTGGTTGTTGACCATTTTTTTGAGCACCTTAAGAATCATTTAGGCTCATCCAGACCGGCCTCTGGTTCAGTGGATCTTTGTTGTGTTGATATGGGTCCTAAATTGTCCATTGATCAACAACTGTCTCTTCTGTCTCCCTTCTCTAACAGGGAAATAAAGAAAGCTTTTTTCAGTATTCCTAGCACCAAATCTCCTGGGCCTAATGGATTTGGATCAGGTTTTTTCAAACTGCTGTGGAAGGAAATTGGTCAAGACATATGCTCAGCTGTCAAGCATGGTTTTGCTACAGGAAAATTTCCTAAGGAGCTGCATGAAATGACTATCTCTTTGATTCCTAAGGTTGCTAGTCCGGCTAAGGCGTCTGACTTCAGGCCCATTGCTTGTTGTTCGACTCTTTATAAGGTCATGGCTAAATTACTTTGTTCTCGGTTGGCTTTGGTGCTCCATTCTCTTATTCAGTCTAATCAAGGTGCTTTTGTTCGAGGTAGGACTATTGCTCATAATATCATGATTCTTCAAGATCTTATTAAGAATTATGGTAGAAGGGTAACTTCTCCTCGTTGTGATATAAAGATAGACATAAGCAAGGCGTACGATACTGTTGATTGGTTATATTTGGAAAACCTCTTGAAGTCGGTTTGCTTTCCTATGAAGTTTATAGGTTGGGTGATGAACTGTATCAGAAATACCAATTATTTCTTACTGTTAAATGGCCGGGTTCAGGGAAATTTTATGGGGAAAAGAGGATTACGTCAAGGAGATCCTATGTCTCCGCTCCTTTTTGTGATCATTATGGAATATTTGACTAGAAGCATTCAATGGGCGTCCAGGTTCCCTCATTTCCGATTTCATCCAATGTGTATGAGCATAAATTTGATCAACTTGTGTTTTTCCGATGATATTATTCTATTTTGCCAGGGCAATATGGGGGTTGTTAGTGTTCTTAAGGGTGCTCTTGGAGGATTTAGTGAGGCTTCTGGATTACAAATAAACAACTTGAAGTCTATGGTCTATTTTGGAGGAGTTCCTGTAGAGGATAAAAAAGAAATCTGTCAGTTATTGAATTTATCTGAAGGGTTCTTTCCTCTTCATTACCTAGGGGTCCCTCTTAGGCCTACGAAGTGGAAGCACTCGGACTGTGAGATCATTGTTCAAAAAATGAGATCTAAACTATTCACCTGGTCTAGCAAGCACCTCTCTTATGCTGGCCGGCTGCTTCTCATCCAATCTGTGCTGTTTGGTTTGCGTAATTTCTGGATGAATGTGTTCATTCTTCCTCAGAGCATTATCAAGGAGGTCGATAAACTTTGTAGACAATTCCTTTGGGGGGCTTCGGGGACTCGCAGTAAGCTTCACTTTGCTTCTTGGCAGCAGGTGTGTCTTCCCAAGGCTTTGGGTGGTCTTGGCCTTAGAGATGGGTCTAAATGGAATAGAGCTTTGCTGGCCAAGTATGTCTGGGCAGTCACGAACAAACAGGATTCATTGTGGGTCAAGTGGATTCAACATATCTATTTGAAGGGGGCTGAATTTTGGAGCTATGGGATAAAGCCGGACACTAGCTGGTATTGGCGGAAACTATGCCATCTAAGAAACAAGTTTAGCAAGGAGGAGGTGTTGGCTGTTGGTTTTTCTGGGAAGTTTAAACCAGCCTTGCTTTATATCAGTAGCTTAAACCAGCAAATAGTAGCTTATAACAGAATTATTTGGAATCGATCTATTCTTCCTAAGCATAGATTTGTGCTTTGGCTGGTGGTCAATTCCTTTCTTTTAACTAGAGATAATCTTGCTAAAGTTAATATGCACTTATCTAGCTTATTGTGTCTGGTCTATGATGAGCATTTGGAGAGCCATCAGCATCTTTTTTTCGACTGTAGCTTGTCCTTGAAGGTGCTGGAGTTCATCTTCTCCTGGATTGGTTTTCCAACCTGGTCTTCTAAGTACTTGACTTGGACAGTCAGCTTAGGTGCTGGGTTTAATAACAATTTTAGTCTCACTTTGAGCATGATTCTTGCTGCTGTGATATATAGTATTTGGAGGAATAGGAATAGATGCTTATATGATGGTTTTTCATTGTCAGCTTATAGTATAGCTAAAGAAATTATTACCTTAGTGAAGTATAGATTGTATATGGTTCATACTAGGAAAGATACCCCTCTTTTCAAGCGCTTCTTGAAGAAGCTCCAATTGTATGTAATGTGA
- the LOC133805477 gene encoding grpE protein homolog 2, mitochondrial-like yields the protein MILVSLASWTAAAGAASAEDPVTALYHPTVLGAHNTMGQEAWYSANALAKRFRYESANNLPIYPQRPGEKDCVHYMQTRTCKFGDSCKFDHPIWVPEGGIPDWKELAPGLVSLFHLSSSPFQRFGFASSASPETSEKGHGSNSENNGDAKVSSQAASEQSDVADQTKESDSDEDLSVDDLVKLVAEKEELLKQKHKEIEKMQDKVLRSYAKMENVMDKTRREAENSKKISIQNFAKSLLDVADNLGRASSVVKESFSKIDTSKDSSGAAPLLKTLLVGVEMTEKQLVEGTYC from the exons ATGATTTTAGTTTCCCTCGCTTCCTGGACTGCCGCCGCCGGAGCAGCCTCCGCAGAGGACCCCGTCACCG CGCTGTATCATCCAACTGTTTTGGGTGCCCATAATACAATGGGGCAAGAAGCTTGGTATTCTGCAAATGCTTTGGCCAAGCGCTTTAGATACGAGAGTGCAAACAATTTGCCTATATATCCACAAAGGCCAGGAGAGAAGGATTGTGTCCACTATATGCAAACAAGAACCTGTAAATTTGGAGATAGCTGCAAATTTGACCATCCTATTTGGGTTCCTGAAGGTGGAATCCCAGATTGGAAAGAG ttGGCTCCTGGCCTGGTGTCTCTATTCCATCTGAGTTCTTCTCCCTTTCAAAGATTTGGTTTTGCTTCTTCTGCGTCCCCCGAGACTTCTGAAAAAGGACATGGGAGTAATTCAGAGAATAATGGAGATGCTAAAGTCTCCAGTCAAGCCGCCTCTGAGCAGAGTGATGTTGCTGATCAGACAAAAGAATCAG ATTCCGACGAGGATTTGAGTGTAGATGATCTGGTGAAACTTGTGGCTGAGAAGGAAGAGCTTTTGAAGCAGAAGCATAAAGAGATTGAGAAAATGCAAGATAAAGTCCTTAGAAGCTATGCGAAAATGGAGAATGTCATGGACAAGACACGACGTGAAGCAGAGAACTCGAAAAAAATTTCCATTCAA AATTTTGCAAAGAGTCTACTTGATGTTGCAGACAATTTGGGACGAGCTTCTTCAGTTGTCAAAGAAAGTTTTTCAAAGATTGACACATCTAAGGATTCATCTGGGGCTGCTCCACTTTTAAAAACACTTCTAGTGGGTGTTGAAATGACAGAAAAACAACTTGTTGAG GGGACATACTGTTAG